One window of the Anopheles aquasalis chromosome X, idAnoAquaMG_Q_19, whole genome shotgun sequence genome contains the following:
- the LOC126575999 gene encoding serine-rich adhesin for platelets-like, giving the protein MVVSSSGHGGSGGGTGGGHSGGNSAATSGGHQAGGGSGSTRSSSQRVALVAPGTGMTPKELSDNDDLATGLVLDTILGFQTHKMSLKYRPLKADKDEIKTIIEEFIRTQNYSKCYQQLLAGSWMPRSVLNKNKLALKRLETHIYLYLRVFDQHSGFVIEPCYRYSLEGQKGAKICSTRRWLRHEKIVCLVGCIAELSEREEAMLLHPGRNDFSVMYSCRKNCAQLWLGPAAYINHDCRANCKFVPTGRDTACIEVLRDIEVGEEITCFYGEDFFGDNNCYCECETCERRGTGAFMARAAEAFAARGLLGNGTEVNPALLGAHGAVNSLVNGGTGVGVRLADALSTIAPGGVGVNGIPAGSTVRYRLRETDNRLNRMKSKGMGLGGTVYGGSIAGAAAVGEVIGKVTGLGREPPLGLTMKELREKGMTKYDAEMLLAQQKHHQPHSYCPGAAATISNTRNSTNSSTIANATTTSSSTISSSSSSCSSTSASTSTRTSTTANDSLKSDELRENVANAEARSTSAAQLKRATRGSTATKSSTATKQKAILISNSVEQRSNRTRRHSLHASLTAVVAEESQRKQREESIRDRRNSCAVPSAARVEAIVADDYDYYDGYSQLDNLLNLDSLDDERAMAAYKLAYQQQYTSPKRLEGGRKRGSRERGQQRRQRKRSTDECSPSLVTDSIVPDDVSPRVTRGMLRQREDCGSRGSSAGGGVSNDVRIPVATTPAEPGTTVEVKVSRPKSKSSAVVASSSGSSNGIVTRRASRSLSLLSSSACSATDGGEHDVRDVATTVTATAPTPPLSVATVPDFGSRIVTRRMSRRKSGLVGGGEEHDGVGSSAAITLANKSSNRGNRRKQQLQKRNVEDEDKELGRRVAEMEGKDDNHTTEDDWMRKQKKRADQTSTTSAAVGLLKSTKRHFATPRQRKTAETVADAGCPVATARHTTGQDADKRNGMHNSARANLASRWKEGNEEEQQENNDDADDDDEDDEDDLCLSEIIRSARNDTVTSSSDTNATNGHQRELRDLSARVGDPQRHQKLTTTTRIAGATPKVAKGVQNGASQRGNFEGSHYLRQSQQPLSAQHHAAIELVSSAPSKPPGSSNFSSPQRPKQQRPTVPDSVLSTPERRVKLTLRMKRSPVIDEIIESGHNLSENHGTNPCSFPREYEILRTEGIGRELDSDSEVEHASERRGRPRKKRRLRLDEQETEQNGQLPHQQKAVNDVEVNEEREERKRKELADDEEDLTSYSSSCSSRMSQKHSKRHKASKEARRLRKLEKRERRRQLSCSSNLSSVTAYSQGGFPSGDDGPLGVHESDQSAFSISSSLMSARRAADATIAPQGPQPGVAPAGLFRNNVRSLSSLQSAPTMIPPQWRVGSVSPPRQNPAKRLRLILRNETHTRDIPPTVEAMIEKNDLPAVETQQLESSQTQSSVSIRSRRHSTDASILPGPSSDSQDVDLPAIRSSATNCNTTTITNSFCSDSAIAKDGIDGGLRHDPNQLIIGNHSSSRSTALRTTGQQYEAVVPSEGGGNRKQCGPVPAALFQNSLGPLAQLQRPSMDPPAGRRAITLTNRLNTAQVKREKVAASKAAAPQVQPHPLLPAVAMPGTEAVHQNKSFESQPESRRSRSRRHSTHGNILTSASSDSSDSGESEGQVRANEQQDAPNARQDAGVQQRTVRRRSCGVTSVSTLAMNDAAGTPNGTNSAMERNASTQANQHQSIMPPAQGFEPVVSSASNVSTSRNAILIPKRTLPKRRITLDEARQLVHAWKMKLDQRTTMVNDGDGGKASVPHSDALATGEERENRSDAVICNTPGVIVCHVTGRRDPSGGDSGVLAPVISSPPQPESSYSSTPPTVGSTAVCSSNYAIENASTYSGNGTMVNLGALSSSSIPPTLGLPARIRQAIEQSITSISGNLSVLHDNRSQEKQPHMITTGNGSTSGAASTSNPIANNISTYLNQFQHRTKQSALASQEGGPSPSAEASVVTQTRRMPIQGSNAPKCIRHISQSETAVPPTLQVRPTMRSTLPEDLVRRILGSLVHQQHPTMVPNIHLLQPDYQSVWQNGGTPANAAHTGDGFCNMLAIVQVAPQPTNSAGSAAGVATAAQDEMIEQMFLRLIRQQHPVLRPYVDLLHPYHQNVWRNGGQRPVDTDSAVNGEPHNSSLSAHQGDNTGAIIISDDDDEDQGDLVARSVKNVGTGAREGTESSISGGRILSNGSTMHPTKDKDDEQQLTAMKDGIEPPSAMASPLPNEEMRSRILLSKATGRPMPDGHYQNIWRTPSQSGVATRAVGRSACACPCWCVGSRVVSEPERARGVGRAQTQTINPRRGAVLCRARARCGDGAVFRWRDSGAMERETSSENGNGGSKVEGATLSEGGPPTPPPSTSSSSSSSSSSNDQPNTDQLAQTGDNGSPERIAAFKGQLLAFLAEEGAEQRAADGNGDPAWDIGAFEGYGRGLVATRDIAVHELVFVDRPILLGPRVNNYDVIFCASCYRILKRLHLCTGGCRLPICARCDYGARPVSAHAAECTLIQGWQPKDAGRYAKHILYALTSIRGFLLSDRDRSIVLQMEGHPPRKEMTTEIERLLKDGYFWNLPPDGADVRYLRQLVDVLNTNAFETSRVVVDEENNDHEIILRGLYVLGAMMNHCCRPNVRYVFDEQLRMRVYASRPIRRGEQILNNYSKILWGTQHRIIHLCFSKHFLCACDRCKDPTEFGTYLGALKCVRERCTEGRLLPVNPLKISSMWRCNRCDLKLDNIKASKIQEIASRMVLNNAIKRDSAHIIAYLSEHLVRFLLPTNQFTVELKLQAIKKIRAEARQPDELRAKERYCLEILDLLERLRYGECFIKGVLCYELFVTRVTLAELQEQQQQQQQQQQPDTSGPARTDEANLERLRTAWQILRPSGNRPRDLHKLVVTYGIE; this is encoded by the exons ATGGTCGTGTCATCGTCGGGCcatggcggcagcggcggcggtacCGGTGGAGGCCATTCGGGCGGCAACAGTGCCGCAACGAGCGGCGGACATCAGGCGGGCGGAGGGAGCGGTTctacacgcagcagcagccaacgggTGGCCCTGGTTGCCCCGGGTACGGGAATGACACCGAAAGAGCTGTCGGACAACGATGATCTCGCTACCGGGCTCGTGCTCGACACGATACTCGGATTCCAGACGCACAAAATGAGCCTCAAGTACCGGCCACTGAAGGCAGACAAGGACGAGATCAAAACGATCATCGAGGAGTTCATCCGCACACAGAACTACAGCAAATGCTATCAGCAGCTGCTCGCTGGTAGCTGGATGCCACGCTCGGTGCTGAACAAGAACAAGCTCGCGCTGAAGCGGCTCGAAACCCAC ATCTACCTGTATCTGCGTGTGTTCGACCAGCATTCCGGATTCGTGATTGAACCGTGCTACCGGTACTCGCTGGAGGGTCAGAAGGGAGCCAAAATATGTTCAACGCGTCGATGGTTGCGCCACGAGAAGATCGTATGCCTGGTCGGGTGCATCGCCGAGCTGAGTGAGCGCGAGGAAGCGATGTTGCTCCATCCCGGTCGCAACGACTTCTCCGTCATGTATAGCTGCCGCAAAAACTGTGCCCAGCTGTGGCTCGGTCCGGCCGCCTACATTAACCACGATTGTCGGGCCAACTGCAAGTTCGTACCGACCGGGCGCGATACGGCTTGCATCGAGGTGTTGCGTGACATAGAGGTAGGCGAGGAGATCACCTGTTTCTATGGGGAGGACTTTTTCGGTGACAACAACTGTTACTGCGAGTGTGAAACGTGCGAACGGCGGGGAACCGGTGCATTTATGGCGCGCGCGGCCGAAGCATTCGCCGCGCGAGGTCTGCTCGGTAACGGGACCGAGGTAAACCCGGCACTGCTAGGCGCTCACGGTGCAGTGAACTCTCTCGTCAACGGTGGCACCGGAGTGGGTGTGCGACTCGCGGATGCCCTCAGTACAATTGCACCGGGTGGTGTCGGGGTGAACGGAATACCGGCCGGATCAACGGTGCGCTATCGATTGCGCGAAACCGACAATCGGTTGAATCGTATGAAAAGTAAAGGCATGGGCCTCGGTGGCACCGTGTACGGCGGTAGTATTGCCGGTGCAGCGGCCGTCGGCGAGGTGATTGGCAAGGTGACGGGTCTCGGAAGGGAACCACCGCTCGGGCTTACCATGAAAGAGCTGCGCGAGAAGGGCATGACTAAGTACGATGCGGAAATGTTGCTTGcccagcagaagcaccaccagccgcaTTCCTATTgcccgggagcagcagccaccattaGCAATACTCGCAACAGTactaacagcagcaccatcgccaacgctaccaccacctcgtccagcaccatcagtagtagtagtagtagctgcAGTAGCACTagcgccagcaccagtaccaggaCCAGCACAACTGCCAATGATTCGCTCAAGAGTGATGAACTGCGTGAGAACGTAGCGAACGCCGAAGCGCGATCTACCTCCGCGGCTCAGTTAAAACGCGCCACACGTGGTTCCACAGCTACAAAGTCTTCGACTGCAACCAAGCAGAAAGCGATCCTAATTTCAAACAGCGTGGAGCAACGCAGCAACCGAACTCGGCGCCATAGCTTGCACGCCAGCCTGACAGCGGTCGTCGCCGAAGAAAGCCAGCGGAAGCAGAGGGAGGAAAGCATACGCGATCGAAGAAATAGCTGTGCAGTGCCATCCGCTGCTAGGGTGGAAGCGATCGTTGCTGACGATTATGACTACTATGATGGCTACTCGCAGCTGGACAATCTGCTCAACCTGGACTCCCTGGATGACGAGCGTGCCATGGCGGCTTACAAGCTGgcctaccagcagcagtacaccTCGCCGAAGCGTCTTGAAGGCGGACGGAAGCGTGGCTCACGCGAAAGAGGCCAGCAACGGCGCCAACGGAAGCGTTCCACCGACGAATGTTCGCCCTCGCTGGTGACGGATTCGATTGTGCCGGATGATGTCAGCCCTCGCGTAACGCGTGGTATGCTTCGCCAACGGGAAGATTGTGGAAGCCGTGGCAGCAGCGCCGGTGGAGGAGTTAGCAATGATGTACGTATCCCAGTGGCTACAACGCCCGCCGAGCCCGGTACCACGGTGGAAGTGAAGGTGTCGCGACCTAAGTCGAAATCAAGCGCTGTAGTGGCGTCTAGTTCCGGTTCCAGCAATGGTATTGTCACCCGCCGGGCATCACGTTCCCTGAGTTTGCTGAGCTCGTCTGCCTGTTCGgcgaccgatggtggtgaacATGATGTCCGCGATGTAGCAACGACtgtgacagcaacagcacccacGCCACCCCTGTCGGTTGCTACAGTTCCCGATTTTGGTAGCCGCATCGTAACCCGCCGCATGTCACGCCGAAAGTCGGGTCTGGTTGGTGGGGGTGAAGAACACGACGGCGTTGGCTCGTCAGCTGCGATAACACTGGCAAACAAAAGCTCCAATAGGGGCAACCGGCGAAAACAGCAGCTTCAAAAACGCAACGTCGAGGATGAAGATAAGGAGCTCGGAAGGAGAGTGGCGGAGATGGAGGGGAAGGATGATAATCATACGACTGAAGATGACTGGATgcggaagcagaagaagagggcAGACCAGACGTCGACCACTAGTGCGGCGGTTGGCCTGCTAAAGAGCACCAAACGCCATTTCGCGACACCGCGACAGCGCAAGACTGCCGAAACTGTCGCTGACGCTGGCTGTCCCGTGGCCACTGCCAGGCACACCACAGGACAGGATGCAGACAAGCGAAATGGGATGCACAACAGTGCGCGCGCAAATCTCGCCAGCAGATGGAAAGAGggcaacgaagaagaacagcaGGAGAacaatgatgatgccgatgatgatgatgaggatgatgaggacgatttGTGCTTGTCCGAAATTATCCGTTCGGCGAGAAACGATACGGTTACTTCCAGCAGCGATACTAATGCAACAAATGGACACCAGAGGGAACTAAGAGATCTGTCCGCCCGAGTGGGTGACCCTCAAAGGCACCAGAagctaaccaccaccacccggatcGCTGGCGCTACGCCAAAGGTAGCAAAAGGTGTGCAGAATGGTGCTAGTCAACGAGGAAACTTCGAGGGCAGCCACTATCTACggcaatcgcagcaaccactgTCAGCGCAGCACCATGCCGCAATCGAATTGGTGTCGTCCGCGCCATCGAAACctcccggcagcagcaacttctCGTCCCCGCAACGACCAAAGCAGCAGAGGCCGACTGTGCCGGATTCGGTGCTAAGTACACCGGAGCGTCGCGTGAAGTTGACATTACGCATGAAACGGAGTCCGGTGATCGATGAAATCATTGAATCCGGGCACAATCTTAGCGAAAACCATGGAACGAATCCCTGTAGCTTTCCACGCGAATATGAAATCCTACGCACAGAGGGCATCGGCCGAGAGCTGGACAGTGATTCGGAGGTGGAGCATGCCAGTGAGAGACGTGGACGGCCACGTAAAAAGCGACGACTGCGGCTTGACGAACAGGAGACAGAGCAGAATGGTCAGTTGCCGCATCAGCAGAAAGCTGTAAATGACGTTGAAGTAAATgaagaaagggaggaaagaaagcgaaaggagTTGGCGGATGACGAGGAAGATCTAAcctcgtacagcagcagctgcagcagtcgAATGTCGCAGAAGCACTCGAAGCGCCACAAAGCGTCAAAGGAAGCGCGCCGGTTGCGAAAGCTGGAGAAGCGCGAACGACGCCGTCAGTTGTCTTGTTCTTCCAACCTTTCCTCCGTCACTGCATACAGCCAGGGCGGGTTCCCGTCGGGCGACGACGGACCGCTGGGTGTCCACGAATCCGATCAGTCGGCGTTTAGCATATCTTCGTCGCTGATGAGCGCGCGTCGTGCTGCCGATGCAACAATTGCACCGCAAGGCCCGCAACCGGGTGTCGCACCAGCTGGGTTATTCCGTAACAACGTGCGTTCGCTCTCCAGCTTACAGTCTGCTCCAACGATGATTCCCCCGCAATGGCGCGTCGGAAGTGTATCACCGCCTCGTCAAAATCCCGCAAAACGTTTAAGGTTGATATTGCGCAACGAAACGCACACCCGGGACATACCACCGACGGTTGAGGCGATGATAGAAAAGAATGATCTGCCGGCTGTCGAGACGCAGCAGCTTGAAAGCAGTCAAACACAGTCCTCCGTATCGATTCGAAGCCGGCGTCATAGCACAGATGCCAGCATCTTACCGGGTCCGTCTAGCGATAGCCAGGACGTGGATCTCCCGGCTATCCGCAGCTCAGCAACCAACTGCAATACCACCACGATAACAAATTCGTTCTGTTCTGATAGTGCGATCGCGAAGGACGGAATCGACGGTGGTCTTCGGCATGATCCAAATCAACTCATTATCGGCAATCATTCGTCTTCACGTTCAACTGCGCTTCGCACGACTGGCCAACAATATGAAGCTGTAGTCCCTTCGGAGGGTGGTGGTAATCGGAAGCAATGCGGACCAGTCCCAGCAGCCTTATTTCAAAACAGCTTGGGTCCATTGGCACAACTACAGCGCCCTTCGATGGATCCTCCAGCCGGGCGCAGGGCCATAACTTTAACAAATCGTCTCAATACGGCGCAAGTGAAACGCGAAAAGGTGGCAGCGTCCAAAGCAGCCGCCCCGCAGGTCCAGCCACATCCCCTGCTTCCGGCGGTGGCCATGCCTGGAACAGAGGCGGTGCATCAAAACAAGTCGTTTGAGAGCCAGCCCGAATCCAGAAGGAGTCGAAGTAGGCGCCATAGCACGCACGGTAACATCCTGACGAGCGCATCAAGTGACAGCAGCGACAGTGGCGAAAGTGAGGGCCAGGtaagagcgaacgaacagcaGGATGCACCGAACGCTAGACAGGATGCGGGTGTTCAACAGCGTACTGTAAGGCGGCGAAGCTGTGGTGTTACCTCCGTATCAACGTTGGCAATGAATGATGCTGCAGGCACGCCTAATGGCACCAATTCGGCAATGGAACGAAATGCATCTACCCAGGCTAACCAGCATCAATCGATAATGCCGCCGGCGCAAGGATTCGAACCGGTGGTCTCATCCGCTAGTAATGTCTCCACCTCCCGCAATGCGATACTCATCCCAAAGCGAACACTACCCAAGCGTCGCATCACGCTCGACGAGGCCAGACAGTTGGTGCACGCGTGGAAGATGAAGCTGGATCAGCGCACTACGATGGtgaacgatggtgatggtggaaaagcTTCAGTCCCTCACTCGGATGCCTTAGCGACTggcgaggagagagagaatcgaTCGGATGCGGTAATTTGCAATACTCCAGGAGTGATCGTATGCCACGTTACCGGCCGTCGGGACCCTAGCGGTGGTGATAGTGGTGTTCTTGCGCCCGTAATCtcgtcaccaccacagccGGAATCGTCCTACTCATCGACCCCCCCAACCGTTGGTAGTACGGCTGTATGCTCTTCTAACTATGCGATAGAGAACGCCTCTACCTACTCGGGCAATGGTACTATGGTCAATCTGGGTGCTCTCAGTTCTTCATCCATACCACCGACGCTAGGATTACCTGCTAGGATTAGGCAAGCGATAGAGCAAAGTATAACGAGCATTAGCGGGAATTTGTCGGTTCTTCATGACAATCGGTCGCAGGAAAAGCAACCACACATGATCACCACGGGCAACGGCAGCACTAGCGGCGCCGCTAGTACGAGCAACCCCATTGCGAATAACATTTCCACCTACCTCAATCAGTTCCAGCATCGAACCAAGCAGTCAGCATTAGCCAGCCAGGAAGGTGGGCCCTCTCCGTCGGCGGAAGCGTCCGTCGTTACGCAGACCAGACGCATGCCAATCCAAGGCAGCAACGCTCCGAAATGCATCAGGCATATCTCCCAGTCCGAGACGGCAGTACCGCCGACCCTGCAGGTGCGGCCGACAATGCGTTCAACGTTGCCCGAAGACCTCGTTAGGCGAATCTTGGGTTCACTggtacaccagcagcatcctacGATGGTACCgaacattcatttgctgcAACCGGACTATCAATCGGTTTGGCAAAACGGTGGAACACCAGCGAATGCTGCACATACCGGTGACGGTTTTTGTAACATGCTAGCTATTGTGCAAGTTGCACCACAACCAACAAATTCGGCCGGTAGTGCGGCTGGAGTAGCAACTGCAGCGCAAGATGAGATGATCGAGCAGATGTTCTTGCGGTtgatccggcagcagcatccagtgtTGCGACCATACGTCGACCTGCTGCACCCGTATCACCAGAACGTGTGGCGCAACGGTGGTCAACGACCAGTAGACACTGACAGTGCGGTTAATGGGGAGCCCCATAATTCCTCGTTATCGGCGCATCAGGGCGATAACACTGGAGCAATCATCATctctgatgacgacgatgaagaccaAGGAGATCTAGTCGCGCGGAGTGTGAAGAATGTTGGCACTGGTGCGAGGGAAGGTACGGAATCGTCGATCAGTGGCGGCAGGATCCTTTCGAATGGTTCGACTATGCACCCGACCAAGGACAAggacgatgagcagcagctaaCGGCCATGAAGGATGGCATTGAACCGCCGTCGGCGATGGCGAGTCCGTTGCCGAATGAAGAGATGCGAAGTCGAATCCTGCTATCGAAGGCCACTGGACGACCAATGCCTGATGGGCACTACCAGAACATCTGGCGCACTCCTTCCCAGTCCGGTGTCGCCACA cgagcggtcggtcggtctgcatgtgcgtgtccgtgttggTGTGTGGGTAGCCGGGTAGTGTCAGAACCAGAACGGGCGCGGGGGGTGGGAAGGGCCCAGACCCAGACAATCAACCCCAGGAGGGGAGCGGTCCTTTGCAGGGCTAGGGCCCGGTGCGGAGACGGTGCGGTGTTTCGCTGGCGCGACAGTGGCGCGATGGAGCGTGAAACGTCGAGTGAGAACGGCAACGGTGGGTCGAAGGTGGAAGGTGCAACGTTGAGTGAGGGGGGgccacccacaccaccaccgtccacgagcagcagcagcagcagcagcagcagcagcaacgatcaaCCGAACACCGATCAATTGGCGCAAACCGGGGACAATGGCAGCCCGGAGCGGATTGCCGCGTTCAAGGGGCAGCTGCTGGCGTTTCTGGCGGAAGAAGGTGCGGAACAGCGGGCGGCGGACGGGAACGGGGACCCCGCGTGGGATATCGGTGCGTTCGAGGGGTACGGCCGGGGCCTGGTGGCCACCCGGGACATTGCCGTCCACGAGCTCGTCTTCGTCGACCGGCCCATACTGCTGGGGCCGCGCGTCAACAACTACGACGTGATCTTCTGTGCCAGCTGCTACCGGATCCTGAAGCGGTTGCACCTGTGCACCGGCGGCTGCCGGTTGCCGATCTGTGCCCGGTGCGATTACGGTGCCCGGCCGGTGTCGGCGCACGCCGCCGAGTGCACCCTGATCCAGGGCTGGCAGCCGAAGGATGCGGGCCGGTACGCGAAGCACATCCTGTACGCGCTCACCTCGATCCGCGGTTTCCTGCTGTCCGACCGGGACCGCTCGATCGTGCTGCAGATGGAGGGCCATCCGCCGCGCAAGGAGATGACGACCGAGATCGAGCGGCTGCTGAAGGATGGGTACTTCTGGAACCTGCCACCGGACGGGGCGGACGTGCGCTACCTGCGCCAGCTGGTCGACGTGCTCAACACGAACGCGTTCGAGACgagccgggtggtggtggacgaggAGAACAACGATCACGAGATCATTCTGCGCGGTCTGTACGTGCTCGGTGCGATGATGAACCACTGCTGCCGGCCGAACGTGCGGTACGTGTTCGACGAGCAGCTGCGGATGCGCGTGTACGCATCCCGGCCGATCCGGCGGGGTGAGCAGATCCTCAACAACTACTCCAAGATCCTGTGGGGCACCCAGCACCGGATCATCCATCTTTGCTTCTCCAAGCACTTCCTGTGCGCGTGCGACCGCTGCAAGGACCCGACG